A genome region from Staphylococcus capitis subsp. capitis includes the following:
- a CDS encoding DHH family phosphoesterase, whose product MNRQSTKKALLIPFILMVLTAIALVIVWFIFNQIVAGIGAAILVVMIIISGVLLRQAFLKMDNYVDDLSGHISASSNKAIKHLPIGMIVLDEDNHIEWMNQFMTEHVETNVISENVNEVFPNILKQLEKVQEVEIEHNNYHYHVRYSENEHCLYFFDITESVHTNELYEDSKPIIATLFLDNYDEITQNMNDTQRSEINSMVTRVISRWAQEYNIYFKRYNSDQFVAYLNQKILAELEDSNFEILSQLREKSVGYRAQLTLSIGVGEGTENLIDLGDLSQSGLDLALGRGGDQVAIKNMNGNVRFYGGKTDPMEKRTRVRARVISHALKDILTEGDKVIIMGHKRPDLDAIGAAIGVSRFALMNNLEAFVVLNDSDIDPTLRRVMDEIDKKPELKERFVTSDEAWDMMTSKTTVVVVDTHKPEMVLDENVLNKANRKVIIDHHRRGESFISNPLLVYMEPYASSTAELVTELLEYQPTEQRLTRLESTVMYAGIIVDTRNFTLRTGSRTFDAASYLRAHGADTILTQHFLKDDVDTYINRSELIRTVQLQDHGVAIAHGSNDKIYHPVTVAQAADELLSLEGIEASYVVAKREDNLIGISARSLGSINVQLTMEALGGGGHLTNAATQIKGVTIEEAIEQLQQAITEQMSRSEDA is encoded by the coding sequence ATGAACCGTCAATCCACTAAAAAAGCATTGCTCATACCTTTTATACTAATGGTACTTACAGCCATTGCATTAGTCATCGTATGGTTTATTTTCAACCAAATTGTCGCTGGCATTGGTGCAGCAATCCTCGTCGTGATGATTATCATTAGTGGCGTGTTATTGAGACAAGCTTTTCTTAAAATGGATAATTATGTGGATGATTTAAGTGGTCACATCTCGGCAAGTAGCAATAAAGCAATCAAACATTTGCCGATTGGGATGATTGTGTTAGATGAAGATAACCACATTGAATGGATGAACCAATTCATGACAGAACACGTTGAAACTAATGTGATTTCTGAAAATGTAAACGAAGTCTTTCCTAACATATTGAAACAATTAGAAAAAGTACAAGAAGTAGAAATTGAACATAACAATTATCATTACCATGTGCGATATTCAGAGAATGAACATTGTTTATATTTCTTTGATATCACAGAAAGTGTACATACCAACGAGTTGTATGAAGATTCAAAGCCAATTATCGCAACGTTGTTCTTAGACAATTATGACGAGATTACGCAGAATATGAACGATACACAACGTTCAGAAATCAACTCAATGGTTACACGTGTCATTAGCAGATGGGCACAAGAATACAATATTTATTTCAAACGTTATAATTCTGATCAATTCGTTGCATATCTTAACCAAAAGATATTAGCAGAACTTGAAGATTCAAACTTTGAAATTTTAAGTCAGTTGAGAGAGAAAAGTGTCGGTTACCGTGCACAACTCACTTTAAGTATCGGTGTCGGTGAAGGTACAGAGAACCTTATCGACCTAGGGGATTTATCACAATCTGGTTTAGACTTAGCACTCGGTCGAGGAGGTGACCAAGTTGCCATTAAAAATATGAATGGTAACGTTCGCTTCTACGGTGGTAAGACTGACCCTATGGAGAAACGTACGCGTGTACGTGCCCGAGTAATTTCTCACGCACTTAAAGACATCTTAACTGAAGGCGACAAGGTAATTATTATGGGACATAAACGCCCTGATTTAGATGCAATTGGTGCAGCAATTGGTGTCTCACGTTTTGCATTAATGAATAATTTAGAAGCCTTTGTCGTTCTCAATGATTCAGATATTGATCCGACTTTACGTCGTGTCATGGACGAAATTGATAAGAAACCAGAATTAAAAGAACGCTTTGTCACTTCAGATGAAGCTTGGGATATGATGACGTCTAAGACGACAGTCGTTGTCGTGGATACGCACAAGCCTGAAATGGTCTTAGATGAAAATGTCTTAAATAAAGCAAACCGTAAAGTCATTATTGACCACCATAGACGTGGCGAAAGCTTTATTTCAAACCCATTATTGGTATATATGGAACCATATGCAAGTTCAACTGCAGAGCTTGTTACTGAATTATTAGAATATCAACCAACTGAACAAAGATTGACACGTTTAGAATCAACAGTCATGTATGCAGGTATTATAGTAGATACTAGAAACTTCACATTAAGAACAGGTTCAAGAACATTTGATGCTGCAAGTTATTTACGTGCGCATGGTGCAGATACAATCTTAACGCAACACTTCTTAAAAGATGATGTAGATACTTATATTAATCGTTCAGAACTTATTAGAACGGTTCAATTACAAGATCATGGCGTAGCAATTGCTCATGGTTCAAATGATAAAATCTACCATCCTGTTACGGTTGCACAAGCAGCCGACGAGTTGTTAAGTTTAGAAGGTATCGAGGCATCTTATGTTGTGGCTAAACGTGAAGATAACCTTATTGGTATCTCTGCACGTTCACTAGGTTCTATCAACGTTCAATTAACGATGGAAGCATTAGGTGGTGGTGGACACCTTACAAACGCTGCCACTCAAATTAAAGGTGTCACTATAGAAGAGGCTATAGAACAATTACAGCAAGCAATTACAGAACAAATGAGTAGGAGTGAAGATGCATGA
- the rplI gene encoding 50S ribosomal protein L9, which translates to MKVIFKQDVKGKGKKGEVKDVPVGYANNFLLKNNYAVEATPGNLKQLEQQNKRAEADRQQEIDDAKALKEKLENIEVEVSAKTGEGGKLFGSISTKQIAEALNKQHDIKIDKRKMDLPHGIHALGYTNVPVKLDKEVEGTIRVHTVEQ; encoded by the coding sequence ATGAAAGTAATTTTCAAACAAGATGTTAAAGGTAAAGGTAAAAAAGGCGAAGTAAAAGACGTACCAGTAGGTTACGCAAACAACTTCTTACTTAAAAACAACTATGCTGTAGAAGCAACTCCTGGTAACTTAAAACAATTAGAACAACAAAATAAACGTGCTGAAGCAGACAGACAACAAGAAATTGATGATGCGAAAGCACTTAAAGAAAAATTAGAAAACATCGAAGTTGAAGTATCAGCTAAAACAGGTGAAGGCGGTAAATTGTTTGGTTCAATCAGTACTAAACAAATTGCCGAAGCATTAAATAAACAACATGATATTAAAATTGATAAACGTAAAATGGACTTACCACATGGTATCCATGCGTTAGGTTATACAAATGTGCCAGTAAAATTAGATAAAGAAGTAGAAGGTACAATTAGAGTACACACAGTAGAACAGTAA
- the dnaB gene encoding replicative DNA helicase: MDGMYEQNQMPHSNEAEQSVLGAIIIDPELINTTQEVLLPESFYRGAHQHIFRAMMHLNEDNKEIDVVTLMDQLSSDGSLSEAGGPQYLAELSTNVPTTRNVQYYTDIVFKHALKRKLIQTADSIANDGYNDELELDTILSDAERRILELSSTRESDGFKDIRDVLGQVYETAEELDQNSGQTPGIPTGYRDLDQMTAGFNRNDLIILAARPSVGKTAFALNIAQKVATHEDMFTIGIFSLEMGADQLATRMICSSGNVDSNRLRTGTMTEEDWSRFTIAVGKLSKTKIFIDDTPGIRINDLRSKCRRLKQEHGLDMIVIDYLQLIQGSGSRFSDNRQQEVSEISRTLKAIARELECPVIALSQLSRGVEQRQDKRPMMSDIRESGSIEQDADIVAFLYRDDYYNRGEDEDDDDDTGFEPQTNDDNGEIEIIIAKQRNGPTGTVKLHFMKQYNKFTDIDYAHAEMT, encoded by the coding sequence ATGGATGGAATGTATGAGCAAAATCAAATGCCGCATAGCAATGAAGCTGAACAATCTGTCTTAGGTGCCATTATTATAGATCCAGAATTGATTAATACAACTCAGGAAGTCCTCCTTCCTGAGTCGTTTTATAGAGGCGCCCATCAACATATCTTCCGTGCAATGATGCATCTTAATGAAGATAACAAAGAAATCGACGTTGTCACACTTATGGATCAACTATCTAGTGATGGAAGCTTAAGTGAAGCGGGTGGCCCTCAATATCTCGCAGAGCTATCGACTAACGTTCCAACAACGCGAAACGTTCAATATTATACAGATATCGTCTTTAAACACGCGTTAAAACGTAAGTTAATTCAAACGGCAGATAGTATTGCAAATGATGGCTATAATGATGAATTAGAACTAGATACAATCCTAAGTGATGCCGAAAGACGTATCCTTGAACTTTCTTCTACAAGAGAAAGTGACGGGTTTAAAGATATTAGAGATGTCTTAGGACAAGTGTATGAGACTGCCGAAGAACTCGACCAAAATAGTGGTCAAACGCCTGGTATTCCAACAGGTTATCGAGATCTCGACCAAATGACTGCTGGGTTTAACCGTAATGATTTAATCATCTTAGCGGCTCGTCCTTCCGTGGGTAAGACTGCCTTCGCTCTTAATATTGCCCAAAAAGTTGCGACACATGAAGATATGTTTACAATAGGCATATTCTCGCTTGAGATGGGTGCAGACCAGTTAGCAACGCGTATGATTTGTAGTTCAGGTAACGTAGATTCAAACCGCTTAAGAACTGGTACGATGACAGAAGAAGACTGGAGTCGTTTTACGATTGCAGTTGGTAAATTATCAAAAACTAAGATTTTTATCGATGATACACCAGGTATTCGTATTAATGACTTACGATCTAAATGTCGCCGTCTTAAACAAGAACACGGCTTAGATATGATAGTGATTGACTATCTACAATTAATTCAAGGTAGCGGTTCTCGATTCTCAGACAACCGTCAACAAGAAGTATCAGAAATCTCACGTACACTTAAAGCCATTGCCCGTGAACTAGAATGCCCAGTTATCGCACTGAGTCAGCTTTCACGTGGTGTTGAACAACGTCAGGATAAACGTCCAATGATGAGTGATATTCGTGAATCTGGGTCTATCGAGCAAGACGCTGATATCGTTGCTTTCTTATACCGTGATGATTACTACAATCGTGGCGAGGATGAAGATGATGACGATGATACAGGCTTTGAGCCACAAACGAATGATGATAACGGTGAAATTGAAATCATAATTGCTAAACAACGTAACGGCCCAACAGGAACTGTGAAACTTCATTTCATGAAACAATATAATAAATTTACAGACATTGATTATGCTCATGCAGAAATGACATAA
- a CDS encoding adenylosuccinate synthase: protein MSSIVVVGTQWGDEGKGKITDFLAEQADVIARFSGGNNAGHTIQFGGKTYKLHLVPSGIFYKDKLAVIGNGVVVDPVALLKELDGLNERGISTNNLRISNRAQVILPYHLAQDEYEERRRGDNKIGTTKKGIGPAYVDKAQRIGIRVADLLEKETFERRLKENIEYKNAYFKGMFNETCPTFDEIFDEYYAAGQRLKEYVTDTAKILDDANVADGKVLFEGAQGVMLDIDHGTYPFVTSSNPVAGNVTVGTGVGPTSVSKVIGVCKSYTSRVGDGPFPTELFDEDGHHIREVGREYGTTTGRPRRVGWFDSVVLRHSRRVSGITDLSINSIDVLTGLDTVKICTAYELDGEEITEYPANLDQLRRCKPIFEELPGWTEDITGCRSLEELPENARKYLERISELCGVHISIFSVGPDREQTNLLEQLW from the coding sequence ATGTCATCAATCGTAGTAGTTGGGACACAATGGGGAGACGAAGGTAAAGGTAAAATCACAGATTTCTTAGCAGAACAAGCAGATGTTATCGCTAGATTCTCAGGTGGTAATAATGCAGGACACACAATTCAATTTGGTGGAAAAACATACAAATTACATTTGGTACCATCAGGTATCTTTTATAAAGATAAATTAGCAGTTATCGGTAACGGTGTAGTTGTAGATCCAGTAGCATTATTGAAAGAATTAGACGGTTTAAATGAACGTGGTATTTCAACTAACAACTTACGTATCTCTAACCGTGCACAAGTCATCTTACCTTATCACCTAGCTCAAGACGAATATGAAGAACGTCGTCGAGGAGATAATAAAATCGGTACAACTAAAAAAGGTATCGGCCCAGCATACGTAGATAAAGCACAACGTATTGGTATTCGAGTAGCAGACTTATTAGAGAAAGAAACATTCGAACGTCGTCTTAAAGAAAACATTGAATATAAAAATGCTTATTTCAAAGGAATGTTCAACGAAACATGCCCTACGTTTGATGAAATCTTTGACGAGTACTATGCAGCAGGTCAACGCTTAAAAGAATATGTCACTGACACAGCTAAAATCTTGGATGATGCTAATGTTGCAGACGGCAAAGTATTATTCGAAGGTGCCCAAGGTGTCATGTTAGACATCGACCATGGTACTTACCCATTCGTTACGTCAAGTAACCCAGTTGCTGGTAATGTCACAGTAGGTACAGGTGTAGGTCCTACATCAGTTTCTAAAGTCATCGGTGTATGTAAATCATATACGTCACGTGTAGGTGATGGTCCATTCCCTACAGAATTATTCGATGAAGATGGTCATCACATTAGAGAAGTAGGTCGTGAATATGGTACAACAACAGGACGTCCACGCCGTGTAGGTTGGTTTGACTCAGTGGTACTACGTCATTCACGTCGCGTAAGTGGTATCACAGATCTTTCAATCAACTCTATCGACGTTTTAACAGGTTTAGATACAGTTAAAATTTGTACAGCATATGAGTTAGATGGCGAAGAAATCACTGAATACCCAGCTAACTTAGATCAATTAAGACGCTGTAAACCAATCTTCGAAGAACTTCCAGGTTGGACAGAAGATATCACAGGCTGCCGCAGTTTAGAAGAACTCCCTGAAAATGCACGCAAATACCTAGAGCGTATTTCAGAATTATGTGGCGTACACATTTCAATCTTCTCTGTAGGCCCAGACCGTGAACAAACAAACCTATTAGAACAATTATGGTAA
- the yycF gene encoding response regulator YycF — translation MARKVVVVDDEKPIADILEFNLKKEGYEVFCAYDGNDAVDLIYEEEPDIVLLDIMLPGRDGMEVCREVRKKFEMPIIMLTAKDSEIDKVLGLELGADDYVTKPFSTRELIARVKANLRRHYSQPAQEVSGATNEITIKDIVIYPDAYSIKKCGEDIELTHREFELFHYLSKHMGQVMTREHLLQTVWGYDYFGDVRTVDVTIRRLREKIEDDPSHPEYIVTRRGVGYFLQQHD, via the coding sequence ATGGCTAGAAAAGTTGTTGTTGTCGACGATGAAAAACCAATTGCTGATATTTTAGAATTTAATTTGAAGAAAGAGGGATACGAAGTATTCTGCGCTTACGATGGTAACGATGCAGTAGATTTAATCTATGAAGAAGAACCAGATATCGTACTCTTAGACATCATGTTACCAGGCAGAGATGGCATGGAAGTATGTCGCGAAGTACGTAAAAAATTCGAAATGCCAATCATCATGTTAACAGCGAAAGACTCAGAAATTGATAAAGTATTAGGACTTGAACTTGGTGCAGACGACTATGTAACAAAACCTTTCAGCACGCGTGAACTTATCGCACGTGTGAAAGCAAACTTACGTCGCCATTATTCACAACCAGCTCAAGAAGTGAGTGGCGCTACAAATGAAATAACAATCAAAGATATCGTCATCTACCCAGACGCTTACTCAATTAAAAAATGTGGTGAAGATATCGAATTAACACATCGTGAATTTGAATTATTCCACTACCTTTCTAAACATATGGGTCAAGTAATGACACGTGAACATTTATTACAAACAGTGTGGGGTTATGATTATTTCGGTGACGTACGTACAGTTGACGTAACGATTCGTCGTTTACGCGAAAAAATTGAAGACGATCCATCGCACCCAGAATACATTGTGACACGTAGAGGCGTTGGATACTTCCTCCAACAACATGATTAG